A genomic window from Candidatus Omnitrophota bacterium includes:
- a CDS encoding biopolymer transporter ExbD, translating to MSVRQGLSSLWGAEERVEIQLSPLIDMMFLLLIFFLVAAVFVEQSGIEVQRPLAATAQPLRAASVYLSVTADGRVLYGDRNVGINGVRGLVSRLMESDKRSVVLVADRRSSSGTLIEVLDECRAAGATEISVAAEKR from the coding sequence ATGAGTGTGAGGCAGGGATTGAGCTCTCTCTGGGGGGCAGAAGAACGCGTGGAGATCCAGCTTTCGCCGCTCATCGATATGATGTTCCTCCTGCTGATTTTCTTTTTGGTGGCAGCGGTCTTTGTGGAGCAGAGCGGAATCGAGGTGCAGCGCCCGCTGGCCGCAACTGCGCAGCCTCTCCGGGCAGCCAGCGTGTATTTAAGCGTGACTGCGGACGGCCGTGTTTTGTATGGAGACCGCAATGTGGGAATTAACGGGGTCAGGGGATTGGTCTCGCGATTAATGGAAAGCGATAAGCGTTCCGTGGTCCTGGTGGCGGACCGCCGCAGTTCAAGCGGAACCTTGATCGAAGTCTTGGACGAGTGCCGGGCAGCGGGCGCCACTGAAATCAGCGTGGCAGCGGAGAAGCGATGA
- a CDS encoding energy transducer TonB — MKMRWQIWSLSGILTLLIFVALPLSESVGTAPVIPEPVRSIEVMRLPDMSLQSAASVPGVVTPADFSKIPPGLPPDPVPGFEMPAPSAFPVISKRKTRWGSVPGSELAEWDFPVMGGSSLEWDHGPQLLMMVDPLYPELFRNQGLEGEVLLQARVDAQGQVHQIEILRSDLPAAFEQRAVRALSQARFRPGRQGGEAVAASVILPVRFYLEENFR, encoded by the coding sequence ATGAAGATGCGTTGGCAGATCTGGAGCTTGAGCGGAATTCTGACATTGCTCATCTTTGTGGCCCTGCCTCTTTCCGAGAGTGTGGGCACGGCCCCGGTGATTCCGGAACCGGTGCGCTCCATTGAGGTGATGCGCTTGCCGGACATGAGCCTGCAGTCTGCGGCAAGCGTGCCGGGTGTGGTCACTCCTGCGGACTTCTCCAAGATCCCCCCCGGTTTGCCCCCGGACCCGGTCCCGGGATTCGAGATGCCCGCACCTTCTGCATTTCCTGTAATTTCCAAGCGCAAAACCCGGTGGGGTTCTGTTCCGGGCTCAGAGCTCGCGGAATGGGATTTTCCGGTCATGGGCGGATCTTCTTTAGAATGGGATCACGGACCGCAGCTCTTAATGATGGTGGACCCTTTGTACCCGGAACTTTTCAGGAATCAAGGTCTGGAGGGAGAGGTCCTGCTTCAGGCGCGCGTGGATGCCCAGGGACAGGTGCATCAAATTGAGATTCTGCGCTCCGATTTGCCTGCAGCCTTTGAACAGAGGGCAGTGCGTGCCTTGTCTCAAGCCCGGTTCAGGCCCGGGAGGCAGGGAGG